CAATGTTAAATCCCAGAAGTTTAACTCCTAAATTATCATGAAGGCCCTCAAGAATATCGTAAAGGAAACCACCTGGAGCATATGCTTCCTTTACCTGCTCATAATTTTCCAGCAGATAGGGGAAATATGTGAGTTCAAGCCTTTGATCGAACTGGCTCGGGACAGATATCAAAGCCATTTCTATACTGCCTTTTACCACTTCTTCATAAACCTGCGTGTAGTCGCCCAATTGGTTGGCAGGATAAACCCTGATTTCGATACGCCCATCAGTAGCTTGCCCAATTGTTTCTGCAAATTCCTTTTGGTGAATGGTAGCCTGGTGATCTACGGAGCTTTGCCCCGCCATTCTAATTCTCATTTTTTTAGCAGCTTCGGAAGGAGCACTTGTGCAACAGAGGACAAATACACACAGTATACACAACACTAACAATTTCGGCCAATTTCGCTTCTTGGTCAAACCTATTCACCCTCCCTATTTTTGTTGTTTTATAAACGTACTGCTAAGCACAAAAGCAGAAAAATCTTTTTTTAATGCTTAAATTTTTAGCCAGGTTCCTACTCCTTTATCTACTGCCATTTGATATAGAAGCCGACCGGTCATGATATCATGGCTTGCAATTCCCATAAGGACTGCTCCCCGTCTGCCACTAGTAACGGGAGCCTTTATACCTGCGCAAATTTCTCCCATATCAGCATAGATCTGTTCAGAAGTTGGATATCCGCCATGAAAATAAGAGGACCAGCTCTGGGTTTCCAGATACTGATTTCTATCATCACATACAAAAACGCCACCTGTCATTATGTCAGCATCGAGAGATGAATCATAATCCACAGCAATAGCTAGTACATCATCTTTAAGCCAAGAAGAACGGACAAAGCGCTCCGGATTTTCAACGATAGGAGCACAGGTAATTACTACGTCAGCATTTTTAACAGTTGCTTCTACGTCTTTGCAGGGGACAAATGTAACTCCTGGGAGTTGCGGAGAAAGAATTTCTTCATATCGTTTAACCTGTTCGGGGAAAATATCGTAAATCTTAACTTCTTTTAGTTTGGGAAGAACTT
This region of Aminobacterium colombiense DSM 12261 genomic DNA includes:
- a CDS encoding ornithine cyclodeaminase family protein, which translates into the protein MKIPEVLWLSQEEVASLGLSMRSIIDAVDEGLKLKGEGKVELPAKIGVHARKDCYIHAMPCWVGGDIDVMGIKWAAGYPSNQAKGLPYINGIWCMNDCETGLLKAVMDANWITAWRTGAASGVCARYMANPESEVISIIGLGVQGRTNLLAMKEVLPKLKEVKIYDIFPEQVKRYEEILSPQLPGVTFVPCKDVEATVKNADVVITCAPIVENPERFVRSSWLKDDVLAIAVDYDSSLDADIMTGGVFVCDDRNQYLETQSWSSYFHGGYPTSEQIYADMGEICAGIKAPVTSGRRGAVLMGIASHDIMTGRLLYQMAVDKGVGTWLKI